One Acetobacter oryzoeni genomic window, TCTCAAAGCATTAAAAATATCTCTGTTTTTTCTTGGTTAAGAAAAAACAGACTGTCCGCTCACCCCCATTCTACCCTTCGCACGAAATATTTCCATGGGAGGGCCCTTACCCCCGCCTCTTGAGTTCTCCTTGGTTCATCATGGAAAAGGAGAACTGATACTGAAGCGGTATCCGGCGGCTTCGCAGATGGAAGTCGCCGGCATGCTTGAGCCTGAGAGGTAATTCCTTTTCGACGGTGTCTGGAACGGCCTTCAGGATTTCGGCGATTGTTGTCCGATCTCGCCCCGCAAGATAGGTGTTGAGACTCATAGCTGGTGCTGGTGCAGAGCGCGAAGGCATCGGGATTTCCTCAATCCGGATGCCTTCCTCTTCCTCAAGATACTCTGCCACTCTGTGTAACCCAAGAAATTTCACCCCGGCCAACCGATCTTCGGCATAGAAGCCTGATCCTGCCGCATCGGCAAACATGTCCCAAAGCCTCTCTACCACCGACGGTGGAAGATGCTGGAGCATGGTGAGCCGGTTGATCGGCTCCCACCGGAGAAGTTCGTCCGGCTCCCCTACGATCACTTCGATCCTGTCTGTGGCGACATTGAACCGGATCCGGCCCTTCATGCGGGAACGGATTTCCTCGCGCATTTCCTGATCTTCATACATTGATCTGGTTCCTTCGATGAATATTGAACAAACGATCGGAGAAACCATTTGAGGTGGCCCTGTAGGCCATGGCGATACGTAGACGCGCGTGATTGCCCAACCCTCTTTCGAGGGGCGAGACGCGTGTAACTGTCTGATGCACCAGTATTTCATGGCGATCAGACGTCGATTTGTAGGGAATTATGATGGAATTGGTTGCGGGGGCAGGATTGGCTCTCAAATTGCAGCACTGGCAAGTTAAGAACAAAGTGGGATTAATAGGTTGTTTCGATACACTTTTTTCTGTCCGCGCCTAACCCTCTCACGGAAATCAATAAGCCCCCTGCCCTCGCCAAACGGACCGTTTAATTATTCAGAGCCATGTCCACTTTCGCCTAACATTGATCATACAGAGTTCTGATCTGTGTTTCGCAAAGCGAACATCATGCTTCAAAGTCCTATCGCTCAGATTGAGCGGCAGGTCGACTTAACCAAGCACCCAAGTGCACGGTCTCGCCTGATCAGATCGCGTTGTATAACCTCTGTCGTAATATCCCATGGCCCCCAACAGAACATTTTGATCGCCTTTCCCTCAACGAAATGCGATCAACGGGCCTTTCCAATTGCTTATACAACAGGCATCCCAAACCGGACCACCATTCTACATGAAGGGCATTGTGAACACATTCTTCAGGAGTGTGGCGTTTTTTGGATACCTACCACTGCCACTATTCCATGCCGTTGAAAGTGCCCGACTGCCCTCTTCTTAACTGGTCATCTCGCCGATGATAGGCAAAGTCTTTAGATGGTTAGCTCCGCCGCTTAAACACAGTTGCTAACAATGCTCATTCCGTATGATGCATAATCCCGCTACATCCTGTAATAACATGTCTTGTGCCGCATCTGGGGAGATGCGATTATAATATAGTGTCAAATACTCTGGGTCTTCATGCTTTCTTTGTTTTCCTCGGTCGGTATCTTTGTCCGTAATTTTGTCTTGGACTTTGCTCAAATCCTAGTATGGGATCCAAGCCCGGGACTTGTTGTTCTTATACTCTTTATCTGGCTGGCAATTGCGTCAGTTCAGGTTATTCGCCGCTATCGTTCTCGCTTGACCGCGATAAGAAAGCTGCGTGAGAAAATAGAAACCGGTCTTCCCCAAGATAGAGAAAGCATTGCCCACTGGAGTGAACAAGCCGCAAAAGCGAATAGTGCCGAATGCTCTCTTCAGGAAGCATGGCATGAGTTTGATGAGACTCTTGTATTCGATACGAAGGAACCACCCCATTTACATAATTCAGTAAGGCCGTCCCTATTCTTCAATGTTGAAGATCTCCATTTTGGAAGTGGTTTTTTTCGTATTTGTCCAGGACTCTTCGTGTCTGTTGGCCTTGCCTGTACGTTTTTAGGCTTGATCGCTGCTCTGCAGACTATGGCACAATCAAATGCGATCACCGATCAAGCAATGCAACACCTTTTGCAAATTGCATCGGCGAAATTCATTATGTCGCTTATGGGACTTGCCTGTTCCATCGTTTTTACAATGCTTCTGCGGTATCTTACCGTCAAACTTGACAAGGCCTTGAACGGGCTCTGTGGAACAATCGAAAAGAAACTGACATTTGTAAGCTTTGAGCAAATCGGCTTTGATCAGCTGAAAGCCATGCAGGAAGCGCGGGAGCATAATCAGGCCCTTACGACCCAACTGGTGGCTGAAATAGGAAAGCCGCTACGGGATGAACTGCCTGCGGCAATATCGAATTCCATTACTACCGCCATGCAGCCAATCCTTGATAAGGTTGGCCAGCAAGGTTCTGATAGCCTGTCTGAACTAGCTTCAGATCTCTCATCCCAGTTATCTTCAAGTGTAGGGGCTGCGCTTTCACAAGCAAGTGATCGACTTGCCACAGCGGCTGACAGGATTGGGCAGCTTGTAACGCAAATGGATACATCTTCCGGACGGATGGGATCCGAAATGGAGCAGGCAATTGTCCGCATGGGGCAAGCCGTAGATGACCTGCGCGGCACGATGTCGGAAACCGCTCAGACAACATCTGGTGCGCTTAACCAAGGCGCAGAACTGCTGCTTTCAGTCATGAATCGTACACTGGAGGGCATCCGCGACAACACGTCCGAAGGGGCACGGGCGATGTCGACTGCGGCACAGGAATTGAGCGAAGCAGCCAGAACCATGCGCTCAGAAATGGAAGATGCAGCCCATGCTGGTGCCGAGGCCGCGCAACTGCGTATGAAAGAAGCTGGAGAAACGGCAAATGTTTCGATTGCTGCCACTGGACAATCAGTTCTCTCCGCATTTGGTCAGGCAGGAAACGATATTGCCCGCGTGGCCAGTGAAGTTTCAACACGAGCCAATAGCGAGCTGATTGCGCCAATTACTGCGATTTCGGAGAGGCTAGGCAGTTTTGTGGAGGTGTTGGACCAAGGAGCTACCGCGATGCGCCGTTCTGCCGACGCTGTGCGCGATGGCGCTCAGGCCGGGGCAGAAGCGGCAGGTACTTTCCGTAGTTCCTCTCAGGATCTGATTGCAGCTGCCGAACCTGTTCGGGCCACCACAGAAAGAATTGAAAGTGCCATGCGACAAATGGCCGAAGGCACGCATAATGCTGTCTCGCTTGTTACACGCAGTGCGCAAAGCACGGCAGAAAGTGCCGCGCAGGTGTTGGCAAGTGCAAGTAAGACGCTCGGTGATGAGCGACGCGGCATAGAAACCACGCTGGAAGCTGTTACGCAGGTACTTGAGCGCTTACAAGGACAGGGCGAAAGACTTGATACGATCGATGAAGAACTTGGCAAGGCCTTTGATCTTTACGCAATACAGGTCGAACAGGCGATGCAATCGATCCGTTCACACGTTGAGGAGATGTCAAAGGGACTAAACTCTGCCGTTTCCAAACTGCAAAGTATTATTGAGCAGCAAAATGAATTCTCCCCGCAGCAGGGGCATTCCTAATGCGGGGACGGCAGAGAAATCGGGAAAGCCAGGAGGTCGAGGAAGAAACGGCGTTCGTCTCAATGACGGATCTGACCGTCAGTTTTCTGTTCATCGTCATCCTGCTTCTGGCCTATTTTTCCAGCAAATATAATCCAGAGAAAAGTATCCCACTATCAATTTACCGGCAGGTCGTGGTCGAGAAGGATGTGGCAGAAAAAAGGGTTCATGACCTCGAAGATGAGATCGCCAGATTGAAACAGCCAAATCCGCTGGAACATTACATTGATCAAGCCATGATGGAACGGAAACAGATACTGGAAAAACTCCGAGATCAACTGAATATCGAGTTTCCTGACCTCAAGGTGACATTGAGTGAGCAATCTGATGCCCTTCATTTTCAAGGTGATGGCCTTTTTGCGTCTGGTTCGTCAATGCTGCGACCAGAGCGCGTGAATATCGTGCAATCCGTTGGCGTTCGTCTGCAACAGCTTCTACCCTGTTACACGCTTGGCCCCCAATCTGCATGGCACTCGGAATGTAACCCGAATTTTGCTGTCATCGAGGCCGTACAGATCGAAGGCCATACGGACTCAGACGGAGATGATCAAAGCAACCTTGTTCTTTCCACCAACCGGGCAGACGAGACCTTTCGCGTGATGGTTACCAAGGAGCCACGCCTTACATCTCATTTGAGCTATCAAAGGCAGCCGGTTCTCTCCGTGGCGGGTTATGGCAAAATGCGGCCAATTGCATCTAATAATACAGCTGCAGGAAAAGCCGAAAATCGCCGGATCGATTTACGGCTTATCATGTACGTCCCAGCCCGCTCAGAAGAAATCGAACATCTCCGGACCGCCCTTATGGATGCTCCTCATGGGTAAGGTGAAGGAAAATGGGAATACGCAGACACCGCTGTCTGAACAGCTTGCGAACATGGTTCCCTTGCGGCTTCCTCCACCCCCAAATTTTGAAAATATTCTACGAACGATTCGCTGTGTGCTGGATCGCTTTGATGACTTACCAACAATTACCCCAGAACGTAGCCCCATAGGCATCTTGCGCGAAATGCTGCGCCATATCCAGACCAATAATTGGCACGGTGTTCCGTTGAGCTTTGTCATTCAAAGCGCAGGGTTCGCTTTTTCTCCCGAGTTCAGAGACAATTCCGAGTTTGCCTCCATTCGTTCCTTTCTCCTGAAGGAACTTGATGCTTCCACCCGTAGTGGTTTCATCAACCCGATGGTTCGCGTCTATATGGAAAGCTTTGATCCAGCTGCCCGCCAGACCCATGAGTTGGCGGCTGCCCTTCAGAGAAACAGGGCG contains:
- the zorA gene encoding anti-phage ZorAB system protein ZorA, producing MLSLFSSVGIFVRNFVLDFAQILVWDPSPGLVVLILFIWLAIASVQVIRRYRSRLTAIRKLREKIETGLPQDRESIAHWSEQAAKANSAECSLQEAWHEFDETLVFDTKEPPHLHNSVRPSLFFNVEDLHFGSGFFRICPGLFVSVGLACTFLGLIAALQTMAQSNAITDQAMQHLLQIASAKFIMSLMGLACSIVFTMLLRYLTVKLDKALNGLCGTIEKKLTFVSFEQIGFDQLKAMQEAREHNQALTTQLVAEIGKPLRDELPAAISNSITTAMQPILDKVGQQGSDSLSELASDLSSQLSSSVGAALSQASDRLATAADRIGQLVTQMDTSSGRMGSEMEQAIVRMGQAVDDLRGTMSETAQTTSGALNQGAELLLSVMNRTLEGIRDNTSEGARAMSTAAQELSEAARTMRSEMEDAAHAGAEAAQLRMKEAGETANVSIAATGQSVLSAFGQAGNDIARVASEVSTRANSELIAPITAISERLGSFVEVLDQGATAMRRSADAVRDGAQAGAEAAGTFRSSSQDLIAAAEPVRATTERIESAMRQMAEGTHNAVSLVTRSAQSTAESAAQVLASASKTLGDERRGIETTLEAVTQVLERLQGQGERLDTIDEELGKAFDLYAIQVEQAMQSIRSHVEEMSKGLNSAVSKLQSIIEQQNEFSPQQGHS
- a CDS encoding OmpA family protein; its protein translation is MTDLTVSFLFIVILLLAYFSSKYNPEKSIPLSIYRQVVVEKDVAEKRVHDLEDEIARLKQPNPLEHYIDQAMMERKQILEKLRDQLNIEFPDLKVTLSEQSDALHFQGDGLFASGSSMLRPERVNIVQSVGVRLQQLLPCYTLGPQSAWHSECNPNFAVIEAVQIEGHTDSDGDDQSNLVLSTNRADETFRVMVTKEPRLTSHLSYQRQPVLSVAGYGKMRPIASNNTAAGKAENRRIDLRLIMYVPARSEEIEHLRTALMDAPHG